One Bradyrhizobium sp. CCGB12 genomic window carries:
- a CDS encoding methionine synthase has product MLFPTTIAGSLPKPEWLAEPNMLWAPWKSQGEELLRAKRDATLIWLKVQEDAGIDIVTEGEQSRQHFVHGFLEKIEGIDFAHKVEMGIRKDRYKAMVPQVVAPLRLKGRVHADEARVARSHTKKKLKFTLPGPMTIIDTIADRYYGDRVKMAFAFAELLNEEAKALQADGVDLVQFDEPAFNVYMDEVNDWGIKALERAAQGLTCATAVHICYGYGIKANTDWKETLGSQWRQYEQIFPAIDASPIQQVAIECRNSKVPLDLLALLKTKIVQAGVIDVASDTVETAEDVVKVIDSVSKFVPKNNIIATTNCGMAPMRREIAEAKLMALGAGAAMARETLG; this is encoded by the coding sequence ATGCTGTTTCCAACCACGATCGCCGGCTCCTTGCCGAAGCCGGAATGGCTTGCCGAGCCCAACATGCTGTGGGCGCCCTGGAAGTCGCAAGGCGAGGAGCTCTTGCGCGCCAAGCGCGACGCGACGCTGATCTGGCTTAAGGTCCAGGAGGACGCCGGCATCGACATCGTCACCGAGGGCGAGCAGTCTCGCCAGCATTTCGTGCACGGCTTCCTGGAGAAGATCGAGGGTATCGACTTCGCCCACAAGGTCGAGATGGGCATCCGCAAGGACCGCTACAAGGCGATGGTGCCGCAGGTGGTCGCCCCACTCCGGCTCAAGGGCCGCGTTCATGCCGACGAGGCACGCGTTGCGCGCTCGCACACGAAGAAGAAGCTGAAATTCACCCTGCCCGGCCCGATGACCATCATCGACACGATTGCGGACCGCTATTATGGCGATCGCGTCAAGATGGCCTTTGCCTTCGCCGAGCTCCTCAACGAGGAGGCTAAGGCGCTGCAGGCCGACGGCGTCGATCTCGTGCAGTTCGACGAGCCCGCCTTCAACGTCTACATGGACGAGGTCAACGACTGGGGCATCAAGGCGCTGGAGCGCGCGGCGCAGGGCCTGACCTGCGCCACCGCCGTGCACATCTGCTACGGCTACGGCATCAAGGCCAACACCGACTGGAAGGAGACATTGGGCAGCCAATGGCGGCAATACGAGCAGATCTTCCCGGCGATCGATGCGAGCCCGATCCAGCAGGTCGCGATCGAATGCCGCAATTCGAAGGTGCCGCTCGACCTGCTGGCGCTGCTCAAGACCAAGATCGTGCAGGCCGGCGTGATCGACGTCGCCAGCGACACGGTGGAGACGGCCGAGGACGTCGTGAAGGTGATCGACTCCGTGTCGAAATTCGTCCCCAAGAACAACATCATCGCCACCACCAATTGCGGCATGGCGCCGATGCGGCGCGAGATCGCCGAAGCCAAGCTGATGGCGCTCGGCGCCGGTGCCGCGATGGCGCGCGAGACGCTGGGGTGA